From Desulfosoma caldarium, the proteins below share one genomic window:
- a CDS encoding PEP-CTERM sorting domain-containing protein: MKRSLFLWLLAMACALAVGPFCALATPLTLPFGDSQIYWPGYDNTDKDYWPGWDNDLDTIGIPDFTGGTVELNDDYELETIVLNLLSWETEPAWSILAPGDLFLDVDQDELWDYVVYNPNSKLPMNGNTRGTPEISNSWDVYALPQTLSYSYEMSGTDNSGYWSGYLIRDDHPIGVIWESSIPEPVGTVNFDGWGTTTLTFNFTSPLALPLVNNQYALTLGFTVNCANDVLYETVSWDAPPHHITPEPASMLLMGSGLVSLAGFMRLRSRRKGQKT; encoded by the coding sequence ATGAAGCGGTCTCTGTTCCTTTGGCTTCTGGCTATGGCGTGTGCTCTTGCTGTAGGACCCTTTTGCGCACTTGCGACGCCCTTGACTCTTCCGTTCGGCGATTCACAGATCTATTGGCCTGGATATGACAATACAGACAAAGACTACTGGCCAGGATGGGACAACGATTTGGACACCATCGGGATTCCGGATTTCACAGGGGGCACGGTCGAGCTCAACGATGATTATGAGCTGGAAACCATCGTGCTGAACTTATTGTCATGGGAAACGGAACCGGCGTGGTCAATACTTGCCCCCGGTGATCTTTTCCTGGACGTGGACCAGGATGAGCTATGGGACTACGTGGTTTACAATCCAAACTCCAAACTACCTATGAACGGCAACACTCGAGGGACACCAGAGATTTCCAATTCATGGGATGTGTATGCTTTGCCACAGACGTTGTCCTATTCCTATGAGATGTCGGGAACGGACAACTCGGGATATTGGAGCGGTTACCTCATTCGCGACGACCATCCCATCGGCGTCATATGGGAATCGTCAATACCCGAGCCTGTCGGCACCGTCAATTTCGACGGGTGGGGAACAACAACCTTAACCTTTAACTTCACATCACCCTTGGCGCTCCCCTTGGTCAATAATCAATACGCACTCACGTTGGGATTTACGGTTAACTGCGCCAACGACGTCCTCTATGAAACGGTGAGCTGGGATGCGCCCCCACACCACATCACTCCTGAGCCGGCGTCCATGCTTCTTATGGGCAGCGGCCTGGTGAGTCTTGCCGGATTTATGCGCCTACGCTCCCGTAGAAAAGGTCAGAAGACCTAA
- a CDS encoding aldo/keto reductase: MDRKKDLTTPHPVDSSSRRQFFKAAAFMGLAATTAPSLMATPLGRAQKISPPQRVPVRPFGASKIPVSILSLGGMFDTGSNQVLLRQALRWGVTYWDTADCYGGGRSEEGIGAFFSRFPETRKEVFLVTKSDARDPAGMTKLLNRSLERMKTDWIDLYFLHAVNHIDELSPEVRRWAEKNKASGKIRLFGFSTHANMARCLDGAARLGWVDGIMFTYNFRLIHDEALKRAIDRCVAAGIGLTAMKTQGGGPYRPDTSAEGDLAEKLLARGFTDKQAKLKAVWEDARIASLCSQMPTMTILMSNVAAALDQTSLSLDEKVGLERYAQETRQSYCAGCAAICGQAAQAPLADILRSLMYARDYGDMTAARDVLAPLAQSGTFHHLDEARLREAEQRCPQGLPLRRLVADAATLARSWTT, from the coding sequence ATGGACCGAAAAAAAGATCTAACCACCCCACACCCCGTGGACTCTTCGTCGCGCCGACAGTTTTTCAAGGCGGCCGCCTTCATGGGCCTGGCGGCAACCACGGCGCCGTCTCTGATGGCAACACCCCTCGGCAGAGCGCAGAAGATTTCCCCACCCCAAAGAGTGCCCGTGCGGCCTTTTGGTGCGTCCAAGATTCCCGTGTCCATTTTGTCCTTGGGCGGCATGTTTGATACGGGATCCAACCAGGTGCTGCTCCGTCAGGCGCTGCGCTGGGGCGTGACGTATTGGGATACGGCGGACTGCTACGGAGGGGGCCGCAGCGAAGAAGGGATTGGCGCTTTTTTTAGCCGGTTTCCCGAAACGCGAAAAGAGGTGTTTCTGGTCACCAAATCCGACGCTCGAGATCCGGCCGGCATGACCAAGCTTCTCAACCGCAGTCTGGAACGTATGAAAACGGACTGGATCGATCTCTACTTTTTGCACGCCGTGAATCACATCGACGAACTAAGCCCGGAGGTACGCCGATGGGCGGAAAAAAACAAGGCTTCCGGAAAGATACGCCTTTTCGGCTTCAGCACGCACGCCAACATGGCCCGATGCCTGGACGGAGCGGCTCGGCTGGGCTGGGTTGACGGCATTATGTTCACCTACAATTTCCGGCTCATTCACGACGAGGCCCTCAAGCGGGCCATTGACCGGTGTGTGGCGGCAGGCATTGGCCTCACGGCCATGAAAACGCAGGGAGGTGGCCCGTATCGACCGGACACTTCCGCCGAAGGAGATCTTGCCGAGAAACTTCTGGCGCGCGGGTTTACAGACAAGCAGGCCAAGCTCAAAGCCGTCTGGGAAGATGCGCGCATCGCGAGCCTCTGTTCTCAAATGCCCACCATGACCATCCTCATGAGCAACGTGGCGGCCGCCTTGGATCAGACCAGCCTAAGCCTCGACGAAAAAGTCGGGCTCGAGCGATACGCTCAAGAAACTCGCCAAAGCTATTGCGCCGGCTGCGCCGCCATATGTGGCCAGGCGGCTCAAGCACCCCTCGCCGACATTTTGCGAAGTCTCATGTACGCTCGAGACTACGGGGACATGACGGCCGCCCGCGATGTGCTGGCACCCCTTGCGCAATCGGGCACCTTTCACCATCTGGATGAGGCGCGGCTGAGGGAAGCCGAACAGCGCTGCCCTCAAGGCCTTCCCCTGCGACGCCTCGTGGCCGATGCCGCAACCCTTGCCCGAAGCTGGACAACCTAG
- a CDS encoding ATP-binding protein translates to MRHFEENRPLPSSAKCTRCRQRAVIALPSHHANFCEACFVFFFRRAVLRAMKKFPLKAQDPILVAVSGGKDSLTVWSVLQDLGYSTKGIHLNLGIPSFSEASHEAIAAFARQRQLPWTSYTLKDLIGYSIEEIRQKTRRPICSVCGMIKRRLLNRMALQEGYRIIATGHNLDDEAGRLLGNLVRNRREYIDKHYPYLPSAHPRLPEKIKPLYRVSAHEIRTYCRVEGIQYVEGACPLSRGATSHMFKEALNMLERKMPGTKRDFLFAYIEARSAPKPVDDFGTCDRCGEPCYGTRCSVCTLLERLQNPPRKQS, encoded by the coding sequence ATGAGACACTTTGAAGAAAACAGACCGCTTCCTTCATCAGCCAAGTGCACGCGATGCCGGCAGCGGGCCGTCATCGCTCTGCCCAGCCATCATGCCAATTTTTGCGAAGCCTGCTTTGTCTTCTTCTTTCGCCGAGCGGTCCTTCGGGCCATGAAAAAATTTCCCTTGAAAGCCCAAGACCCCATCCTGGTGGCCGTGTCGGGAGGCAAGGATTCCCTGACCGTCTGGTCGGTCCTTCAGGATCTTGGGTATTCCACTAAGGGCATTCACCTGAACCTGGGAATCCCCTCCTTTTCGGAAGCTTCCCACGAGGCCATCGCCGCCTTTGCGCGCCAGAGACAGCTGCCTTGGACAAGCTATACTCTTAAGGACCTCATCGGCTATTCCATTGAAGAAATCCGTCAAAAGACCCGCCGGCCCATCTGTTCCGTGTGCGGCATGATCAAGCGGCGGCTTCTCAACCGTATGGCGCTCCAGGAAGGGTATCGCATCATCGCCACGGGCCATAATCTGGACGACGAAGCTGGAAGGCTTTTGGGAAATCTTGTGCGAAACCGCCGGGAATACATCGACAAGCATTACCCTTATCTGCCCTCGGCGCATCCTCGGCTTCCGGAAAAGATCAAGCCCCTGTACCGAGTCTCGGCCCATGAAATCCGCACCTACTGCCGCGTGGAAGGCATTCAATACGTGGAAGGGGCGTGCCCTTTGTCCCGTGGTGCCACAAGCCACATGTTCAAGGAAGCTCTGAACATGCTAGAACGCAAAATGCCTGGCACAAAAAGGGATTTCCTGTTCGCCTACATTGAGGCGCGCTCAGCGCCGAAACCCGTGGATGACTTCGGCACATGCGATCGCTGCGGAGAACCGTGTTACGGAACCCGGTGCAGTGTGTGCACCTTGTTGGAACGGCTGCAGAACCCGCCCCGAAAACAGTCCTGA
- a CDS encoding 4Fe-4S binding protein: protein MRIHHVRRLSQTYFLILFVFLCAVTRLGTEWTQIRAWPVNWFLQLNPLSAVGTALGTGTLFAGLLWGLVTLSATLLLGRFFCGWVCPFGTLQHVLGWLGMRRKSFSQRVAANAYHSAHRLKFIFLFMVFGMACGPLWTPDRWTSWSSAAKTLGLFTAAAALVLGTASQGNAESGKRPSRLEDGLTGAAVFLFGLTLARFPVAVGSLQTGLLDPIALLQRSLNQVLFPAFGLFQPEGLAGNRWTQGAWLLGAVFLAALGLNLVKPRFYCRYLCPAGALMHLVGRHSLWRMTRITDRCTDCKRCETVCDAACRPSMEILSGECTLCGNCLVVCPEKAITYCRAPLPAKAAAPGAVDLSRRQVLVALGAGLFAAPVIRLDGLSQHRFPPNVIRPPGSLAEPEFLRRCIKCGQCLRICPTNVLQPALWEAGLEGLWTPVLDFRAGTSGCQYQCVACSRICPTAAIRRLTVDEKHGTGAFADRGPVRLGAAFVDRNRCLPWAFGKPCIVCEENCPVSPKAIQTMETLDKLPMPPLRVTAREDNRWIVDGFRPVEHRAPLESLWLVKDFGNPSFQWPIRDWGDGWIEVSYTDPKGHGHAATIEKPEGAVFLAVKLKRPLVDHARCVGCGICEHECPVRGVPAIRVTPENETRHPERSLMARQPSGTF from the coding sequence ATGCGCATCCATCACGTGCGACGCCTTAGCCAGACCTACTTCCTGATTCTTTTTGTGTTCCTCTGCGCCGTAACTCGCCTGGGTACAGAATGGACCCAAATTCGCGCCTGGCCTGTCAATTGGTTTCTTCAACTGAATCCGCTGTCGGCCGTCGGCACCGCCCTGGGCACGGGCACCCTTTTCGCCGGCCTTCTGTGGGGCCTGGTGACACTTTCCGCGACCCTTCTTTTGGGCCGGTTCTTTTGCGGCTGGGTGTGCCCTTTCGGAACCCTTCAGCACGTCCTGGGATGGCTTGGCATGCGGCGCAAGAGCTTTTCGCAGCGAGTGGCCGCCAACGCCTATCATTCGGCGCACCGTTTGAAATTCATTTTCCTCTTCATGGTGTTCGGCATGGCCTGCGGCCCTCTGTGGACTCCAGACCGCTGGACATCGTGGAGCTCGGCTGCCAAAACCCTGGGGCTTTTTACGGCCGCAGCGGCTCTCGTCCTGGGAACGGCATCCCAAGGAAATGCGGAGTCCGGAAAAAGGCCATCTCGGCTCGAAGACGGACTGACCGGGGCCGCCGTCTTCCTTTTCGGTCTGACCTTGGCACGGTTCCCTGTGGCCGTGGGATCCCTTCAGACGGGTCTTCTGGACCCCATCGCCTTGCTCCAAAGGTCGCTCAACCAGGTGCTCTTTCCCGCTTTTGGACTCTTTCAGCCAGAAGGGCTCGCCGGCAACCGATGGACTCAAGGGGCCTGGCTTCTCGGGGCCGTGTTTCTCGCCGCCTTGGGCCTCAATCTGGTCAAGCCAAGATTCTACTGCCGATACCTCTGCCCGGCGGGAGCTCTGATGCACCTCGTGGGACGGCACTCTTTGTGGCGCATGACACGCATCACGGATCGCTGCACCGATTGCAAACGGTGCGAGACGGTGTGCGATGCGGCATGCCGCCCGTCTATGGAAATTCTATCTGGGGAATGCACTCTGTGCGGCAACTGCCTCGTGGTCTGCCCAGAAAAAGCCATCACCTACTGCCGAGCGCCTTTACCGGCCAAGGCGGCCGCGCCCGGCGCCGTGGACCTTTCACGGCGCCAGGTCTTGGTCGCCTTAGGGGCGGGGCTTTTTGCCGCGCCCGTGATCCGATTGGACGGCTTGTCGCAGCATCGCTTTCCACCGAACGTGATACGGCCTCCGGGATCCCTGGCGGAACCGGAGTTTCTGCGCCGCTGCATCAAATGCGGCCAGTGCCTGCGCATCTGCCCCACCAACGTCCTTCAGCCCGCCTTGTGGGAAGCGGGTCTGGAAGGTCTGTGGACACCGGTGTTGGATTTTCGAGCAGGGACCAGCGGGTGCCAGTATCAATGCGTCGCCTGTAGCCGCATCTGCCCCACAGCGGCCATTCGGCGACTCACCGTGGATGAAAAACACGGCACCGGAGCCTTTGCGGACCGCGGCCCCGTGCGCCTGGGAGCGGCTTTCGTGGATCGCAATCGATGCCTTCCCTGGGCGTTCGGCAAGCCGTGCATCGTATGCGAAGAAAATTGCCCTGTGAGTCCCAAGGCCATTCAGACTATGGAAACCTTGGACAAACTGCCGATGCCGCCTCTGCGCGTCACCGCTCGTGAAGACAACCGTTGGATCGTGGACGGCTTTCGTCCTGTGGAACATCGTGCGCCTTTGGAAAGCCTGTGGCTGGTCAAAGACTTTGGGAATCCTTCATTCCAGTGGCCCATTCGCGATTGGGGTGACGGGTGGATCGAGGTGTCTTACACTGACCCAAAAGGCCATGGCCACGCCGCCACGATTGAAAAACCGGAAGGCGCCGTCTTTCTGGCCGTCAAACTCAAACGGCCCCTGGTGGACCACGCGCGCTGCGTGGGCTGCGGCATTTGTGAACATGAATGTCCGGTTCGGGGCGTTCCGGCCATTCGCGTGACTCCGGAAAACGAAACGCGCCATCCGGAACGATCCCTCATGGCACGGCAGCCGTCGGGCACATTCTGA
- the speE gene encoding polyamine aminopropyltransferase, with product MTEQGMTLYEPFTATMGRRFKIHRVIHAQKTPFQLVEVVDSPDFGVTLFLDRRFQTSEQDEFFYHESLVHPAMMLHPDPQRVLIIGGGDGGTLEEVLKHPSVKAVTMVELDGEVVVIAKAYLRSICGEAFEDPRVRLLIGDGRRFVEETAETFDVVLLDLTDPMEPSKYVYTREFYALCAKRLRPGGILGLHNDSPFFFPEAYNVITKTLDAVFPHRRQYTAYIVGYMLDFAFSVCAVDDVLNVEESELARRSAERGLQGLLFYTPQLLERFRTLPGYMQRILDQPCAVSTDAAPFVIHTEPFED from the coding sequence ATGACAGAACAAGGCATGACTCTATATGAACCGTTCACCGCCACCATGGGACGCCGGTTCAAAATCCACCGCGTGATTCACGCGCAAAAGACCCCCTTTCAGCTCGTGGAAGTGGTAGACAGTCCCGATTTCGGCGTCACTCTTTTTCTGGATCGCCGCTTTCAAACCTCCGAACAAGACGAGTTTTTTTACCACGAATCCTTGGTCCATCCGGCCATGATGCTGCATCCCGACCCACAGCGCGTGCTCATCATCGGGGGCGGGGACGGAGGCACCCTGGAGGAGGTGTTAAAGCACCCGTCGGTGAAGGCCGTGACGATGGTGGAACTGGACGGGGAAGTGGTGGTGATTGCCAAGGCCTATCTTCGCAGCATCTGCGGCGAGGCTTTTGAGGACCCTCGCGTGCGACTCCTCATTGGGGACGGACGCCGGTTCGTGGAGGAGACGGCGGAAACCTTTGACGTCGTCTTGCTGGACCTCACCGATCCCATGGAACCGTCCAAATATGTGTACACCCGAGAATTCTACGCGCTGTGTGCCAAGCGGCTGCGGCCTGGGGGCATTCTGGGGTTGCACAACGACTCCCCGTTTTTCTTTCCAGAAGCCTACAACGTTATCACCAAGACGCTGGATGCCGTGTTTCCTCATCGGCGCCAATACACCGCCTACATCGTGGGCTATATGCTGGACTTTGCCTTTTCCGTGTGTGCCGTGGACGATGTGTTGAACGTGGAGGAAAGCGAGCTGGCACGGCGATCGGCCGAGCGCGGCCTTCAAGGCCTTTTGTTCTATACGCCCCAGCTACTGGAACGGTTCCGCACCCTGCCCGGGTATATGCAGCGGATTTTGGATCAGCCCTGTGCCGTGTCGACGGATGCGGCACCTTTTGTCATTCACACGGAACCTTTCGAGGATTAA
- the upp gene encoding uracil phosphoribosyltransferase, translating to MPVHIVSHPLVRHKLGLMRKHNISTKDFRELASELARLLTYEATKDLETEKRIIQGWSGPVEVERIKGKKITVVPILRAGLGMMDGVLDLIPSAKVSVVGLYRNESTLEPVRYYLKLAGNMHERISLILDPMLATGGTLVMTIDLLKEAGCQNIRGIFLVAAPEGIRRLEATHPDVDVYVAAVDEKLNADGYILPGLGDAGDKIFGTK from the coding sequence GTGCCCGTACATATCGTGAGTCATCCACTGGTCCGCCACAAACTGGGCCTCATGCGCAAGCATAATATCAGCACCAAGGATTTTCGGGAACTCGCATCGGAACTCGCTCGCCTTTTGACCTATGAAGCCACCAAGGACCTGGAAACGGAAAAGAGGATCATTCAGGGCTGGAGCGGCCCGGTGGAGGTGGAGCGGATTAAGGGAAAAAAGATCACGGTGGTCCCCATTCTTCGAGCGGGCCTAGGGATGATGGACGGTGTTCTGGACCTAATTCCCAGCGCCAAAGTCAGCGTGGTGGGGCTTTACCGCAACGAAAGCACGCTGGAACCCGTGCGCTATTACCTCAAGCTGGCCGGAAACATGCACGAAAGGATCTCTCTGATCCTCGACCCCATGTTGGCTACCGGCGGCACTTTGGTCATGACCATCGATCTCTTGAAGGAAGCCGGGTGCCAAAACATTCGCGGCATTTTTCTCGTGGCAGCTCCCGAAGGCATTCGGCGCCTAGAGGCGACCCATCCGGACGTGGACGTCTATGTGGCGGCCGTGGACGAGAAGCTCAACGCCGACGGCTACATTCTTCCTGGACTGGGGGATGCGGGCGACAAGATTTTCGGGACCAAGTAG
- a CDS encoding glycerophosphodiester phosphodiesterase, with amino-acid sequence MVVWKDLVEFQGLWIGAHRGGAALGPENTLETAMLGFQAGAHFWELDVQLSADGVPVVIHDETLARTTDAPVLYPQRRPWSVWDFTQAELETFAAIPGVWRIPTLREALAVTRRLQWLVNVEIKGRAEHHDRLVRETLALITELDMVPRVLLSSFHLGVLRRCREMHQEVKLGVVVKEAVKDPVRLVQDVKAFSFHPAQRHLRRETVRRCREAGVPVIAWTVNDAASAQKLHGWGVSAVISDRPHELIEQETSKEDASSW; translated from the coding sequence ATGGTGGTGTGGAAGGATCTGGTGGAATTCCAAGGGTTGTGGATAGGGGCGCATCGAGGCGGAGCGGCTCTGGGGCCGGAAAACACGCTGGAAACGGCCATGCTGGGTTTTCAAGCCGGAGCTCATTTTTGGGAACTGGATGTGCAGTTGTCCGCAGACGGCGTGCCCGTGGTCATCCACGACGAGACCCTTGCAAGGACCACCGATGCACCGGTGCTGTACCCTCAACGGCGCCCCTGGTCCGTATGGGACTTTACGCAGGCGGAACTGGAGACCTTTGCCGCAATACCTGGTGTGTGGCGCATTCCCACATTGCGGGAAGCTTTGGCCGTGACCCGCCGGCTTCAATGGTTGGTCAATGTGGAAATCAAGGGAAGAGCCGAACACCATGACCGGCTGGTTCGAGAAACCTTGGCTCTGATCACCGAACTGGACATGGTACCTCGCGTACTTCTATCCTCCTTTCATCTGGGTGTGCTTCGACGATGTCGCGAAATGCATCAAGAGGTGAAGCTCGGTGTCGTGGTCAAGGAGGCTGTGAAGGATCCCGTGCGGCTGGTCCAAGATGTGAAAGCCTTTTCCTTTCATCCTGCCCAAAGGCATCTGCGCCGTGAGACCGTGCGGCGGTGCCGAGAAGCGGGGGTTCCCGTCATTGCCTGGACGGTCAACGATGCGGCCAGTGCCCAGAAGCTTCATGGCTGGGGCGTTTCCGCCGTCATTTCGGATCGGCCGCACGAACTCATCGAACAAGAAACATCAAAGGAGGACGCTTCGTCATGGTGA
- the hisF gene encoding imidazole glycerol phosphate synthase subunit HisF, whose amino-acid sequence MVTLLDYGAGNVRSVVNAIKSLGYSVRFVERPEDIMASEKLIFPGVGAFGSMMRVLRQKGWVEPLRRYLEADRPFLGICLGLQALFQASDEALGEEGLGFLKGAVRRFQVNLAVPHIGWNGIKPRKPSALFQGLDGDEKFYFVHSYHVDPEDPDVVLTTTDYGVEFVSAVQKGRVVAVQFHPEKSGPTGLNILKNFLEGVEAPGVLPPKSPARTHLAKRIIACLDVRTNDQGDLVVTKGDQYDVREKGAVRNLGKPVDLARRYYEEGADEITFLNITGFRDFPLKDLPMLEVLERTSENVFVPLTIGGGIRDYVDKDGTFYSALDVAAAYFRSGADKVSIGSDAVLIVEDVLRTGKATGRSAIETISRIYGSQAVVISIDPRRVYVPSPEAVPHRIIETAFPGPQGERYCWYECTIKGGREGRPVDAVTLARVCQDLGAGEILLNCIDRDGTNSGFDLELINAVKEAVTIPVIASSGAGCAEHFLDVFTHTRAESALAAGIFHRNEVPIGAVKAFLDGKVPIRPLRS is encoded by the coding sequence ATGGTGACCCTTTTGGATTACGGCGCGGGAAATGTGCGCAGTGTGGTCAACGCCATCAAGAGCCTTGGATATTCCGTGCGCTTTGTGGAACGTCCCGAAGACATTATGGCTTCGGAAAAGCTCATTTTTCCCGGCGTGGGCGCCTTTGGATCCATGATGCGAGTGCTGCGCCAAAAGGGATGGGTGGAGCCGCTTCGCCGTTACCTGGAAGCGGATCGGCCCTTTCTCGGCATCTGCTTAGGGCTGCAGGCGCTGTTTCAAGCCAGTGATGAAGCGCTTGGCGAAGAGGGCCTTGGGTTCTTGAAAGGCGCGGTGCGCCGGTTTCAGGTGAATCTGGCCGTGCCCCATATCGGCTGGAATGGCATCAAGCCTCGAAAACCTTCCGCCCTTTTTCAGGGTTTAGACGGTGATGAAAAGTTCTATTTCGTACATTCATACCATGTGGATCCCGAAGACCCCGATGTGGTGCTCACCACCACCGATTACGGCGTCGAATTTGTGAGCGCCGTGCAAAAAGGGCGCGTGGTGGCCGTGCAGTTTCACCCGGAAAAGAGCGGTCCAACGGGGTTGAATATTCTTAAAAATTTCTTGGAAGGCGTTGAGGCGCCGGGCGTGCTTCCGCCCAAATCGCCGGCGCGAACGCATCTGGCCAAGCGCATCATCGCGTGCCTGGATGTGCGCACCAACGACCAGGGTGATCTGGTGGTGACCAAAGGAGATCAGTACGACGTGCGGGAAAAGGGCGCCGTACGCAACCTGGGAAAACCCGTGGATTTGGCCCGCCGCTACTACGAAGAAGGGGCCGACGAAATTACTTTTCTCAACATCACGGGCTTTCGCGATTTTCCCCTAAAAGACCTTCCCATGCTGGAAGTGCTTGAAAGAACCTCGGAAAACGTTTTTGTTCCGCTGACCATAGGAGGCGGCATTCGAGACTACGTGGACAAGGACGGAACCTTTTACAGCGCCCTGGACGTGGCGGCGGCCTACTTTCGTTCCGGAGCCGACAAGGTTTCCATCGGAAGCGATGCCGTGCTCATCGTGGAAGACGTGCTGCGCACGGGAAAAGCGACGGGCCGAAGCGCCATTGAAACCATATCGCGCATCTACGGAAGCCAGGCCGTGGTCATTTCCATCGATCCGCGAAGGGTCTATGTGCCGTCGCCGGAGGCGGTGCCTCATCGCATCATCGAAACGGCGTTTCCGGGCCCTCAAGGAGAACGCTACTGCTGGTATGAATGCACCATCAAAGGGGGGCGTGAAGGCCGCCCTGTGGACGCCGTGACGCTGGCCCGCGTGTGCCAAGATCTGGGCGCCGGAGAAATCCTTCTCAATTGCATTGACCGAGATGGCACCAACTCGGGCTTCGACCTAGAACTCATCAATGCGGTCAAGGAAGCCGTAACCATTCCCGTCATTGCTTCCAGTGGTGCCGGCTGCGCCGAACACTTTTTGGACGTCTTTACGCACACGCGGGCGGAATCGGCCCTGGCCGCCGGCATCTTTCACCGAAACGAAGTCCCCATCGGCGCCGTCAAAGCCTTCCTGGACGGCAAAGTGCCCATTCGGCCACTGCGCTCCTAA
- a CDS encoding uracil-xanthine permease family protein yields MEHHVHSTEYRLRVRDVVLGAQMLFVAFGALVLVPLLTGLDPNVALFTAGAGTLLFQVITRGKIPVFLASSFAFIAPIIYGVKTWGIPGTLCGLASAGVVYVLFSLIIRWRGSRMLDAILPPVVIGPVIMVIGLILAPVAVNMALGKSGDGAVVLVPKKTALIVSMVSLATTILVSLKGRGMLRLVPILSGIVVGYVLSLLLGLVNFSPVTKAPWMAVPAFVFPEWNWQAVLFIAPVAIAPAIEHFGDILAIGSVTGKDYLKDPGIHRTLLGDGLATSLASFLGGPPNTTYSEVTGAVALTKVFNPAIMTLASLCAIALAFVGKLGAFLQTIPVPVMGGILILLFGAITVVGMNTLVRAGEDLMEPRNLTIVAVVVVFAIGGMAFSAGEFTIKGIGLAGICGVALNLLLPGRKKIL; encoded by the coding sequence ATGGAACACCATGTTCATTCCACGGAGTATCGGTTGCGGGTGCGGGACGTGGTTCTCGGAGCCCAAATGCTTTTTGTGGCTTTTGGCGCTTTGGTTCTGGTGCCGCTTCTGACGGGCTTGGATCCCAACGTGGCCCTTTTCACCGCCGGCGCCGGCACTTTGCTGTTTCAAGTTATCACACGGGGAAAAATACCGGTCTTTTTGGCGTCATCCTTCGCCTTCATTGCGCCCATCATCTACGGGGTGAAGACGTGGGGCATTCCCGGAACCCTGTGTGGGTTGGCTTCCGCGGGCGTGGTCTATGTTCTTTTCAGCCTCATCATTCGGTGGCGCGGATCCCGCATGCTCGATGCCATTCTTCCACCCGTGGTTATCGGCCCGGTGATTATGGTCATCGGATTGATCCTGGCGCCCGTGGCCGTGAACATGGCTCTGGGCAAGTCGGGTGACGGCGCCGTCGTGCTGGTTCCCAAAAAAACGGCTCTGATCGTTTCCATGGTCTCCTTGGCCACCACCATTCTGGTGTCGCTCAAAGGACGCGGCATGCTGCGGCTTGTGCCCATTCTTTCCGGCATCGTGGTCGGCTATGTTCTGAGCCTTTTGTTGGGCTTGGTGAATTTTTCTCCTGTAACCAAAGCCCCGTGGATGGCCGTGCCGGCCTTCGTGTTTCCGGAATGGAACTGGCAAGCGGTGCTTTTCATCGCACCGGTGGCCATCGCTCCGGCCATCGAGCACTTCGGGGACATTCTGGCCATCGGGTCCGTTACCGGAAAAGACTACCTCAAAGATCCGGGCATTCATCGAACCCTTTTGGGCGATGGTTTGGCCACAAGTCTTGCCTCTTTCCTGGGTGGCCCGCCCAACACCACATATTCGGAAGTCACCGGCGCCGTGGCGCTGACCAAGGTATTCAACCCGGCCATCATGACCCTGGCGTCCCTGTGCGCCATCGCCCTGGCCTTCGTCGGGAAACTGGGTGCCTTTCTGCAAACCATACCCGTCCCGGTCATGGGAGGCATTCTCATACTGCTCTTTGGCGCCATCACCGTGGTGGGAATGAACACGCTGGTGCGCGCCGGAGAAGACCTCATGGAACCCCGAAACTTGACCATTGTGGCCGTGGTGGTGGTTTTCGCCATTGGCGGCATGGCCTTTTCGGCGGGTGAATTCACTATCAAAGGCATTGGGTTGGCGGGCATCTGCGGCGTGGCGCTGAACCTTCTTCTTCCCGGACGGAAAAAAATACTTTAG